The following is a genomic window from Sulfitobacter pontiacus.
GGCGCTTGGGATTTTCGGGTCGATCGACATGAACCGCAACGACTACCAGTCAGGCTGGGACACCGACCAATTCCCCAATTCCGTCCCCGAAGTCGCGCTTGCCTATTACGAAGTGCTGAAAGCGGGCGGTTTCACCACCGGCGGCACCAACTTTGACGCCAAACTGCGCCGCCAGTCGCTGGACGCCGAGGATCTGATTTTGGCCCATGTCGGTGCGATGGATGTCTGTGCCAAGGGCCTGAAAGCCGCCGCCGCGATGCTGGAGGATGGCAAGCTCGAAGCGGCGCGTGACGCGCGCTATGCCGGTTGGGGCTCTGAACGCGGCCAAGGCCTGCTGAGCAGCGATCTGGAGTCGATCAACGCGCAGGTCAAAGCCGATGCGCTGAACCCGCAGCCCGCCTCGGGCCGTCAGGAAGCGCTGGAAAATCTGGTAAATCGCTATCTTTAAGCTGTTACATGGCGCTGTTAGGGGTCTAGGCTGACCGATAAGGGGGCCCAAGATGTTCAAACGCTACGCCATTTACTATACGCCGCCGCCGGGGGATTTCGCCCGGCGGGGCGCGGCCTGGTTGGGCTGGGATGTGCAGGCCGGCGAAGCTGTGGCACATCCCGATATCGCGGGGCTTGATATTGCCAAGCTGACCCAGCGACCACGCAAATACGGGCTACACGGGACGGTCAAGGCGCCGTTCTTTCTGGCCGATGCGACCAGCGCGGCCCAGTTGACCGATGGCCTCGCCGCCTTTTGCAAAGGGCAAGCGCCGGTGCAGTTGGACGGGCTGGAGCTGTCGCAGATCGGGCGGTTCCTGGCGCTGGTGCCGCAGGGCGACATGACCGCGCTTGGCAGTCTTGCGGCCTCGGCCAATGTGGTGCTGGACGCCTTCCGCGCACCGCTGTTAGAGGCGGAGTTCACGCGCAAGAACGCCCCCTATCTGACCGATCAGCAGCGGATTTACCTCAAAACCTACGGATACCCCCATATTATGGAGTATTTCCGCTTTCACATCACCCTCACCGGACCGCTTGCGCCCGATCAGATCGACCCCGTAAAAACGGCTCTGCACCGCTATTTAGGGGCGGATACCCCTGCCCCCTTCACCATCGATAGTCTGACGCTTTGCGGCGAGGATGCGCAGGGACGTTTTCACGAGGTCGAACGTTTCGCGCTTGGCAGCTGACCCACGAAAAACGCCGCCCTGCATTCCTGCAAGGCGGCGTTTTGTCAGACGGTATGCACCGGCTTAGTAGCGGTAATGCTCCGGTTTGAACGGGCCTTCGGGTGTGACGCCGATATAAGCGGCTTGTTCACTGCTCAGCTGGGTCAGTTTCACGCCGATACGATCAAGGTGCAAACGGGCGACTTTTTCGTCCAGATGCTTGGGCAGGATATAGACCTTGTTCTCGTATTTGCCGGTGTTTTCCCACAGTTCGATCTGCGCCAACACCTGATTGGTGAAGGACGCGGACATGACGAAGGACGGGTGACCGGTGGCGTTGCCAAGGTTCAGCAGACGGCCTTCGGACAGCAGGATCAGACGGTTGCCCGAAGGCATCTCGATCATGTCGACCTGTTCCTTGATGTTGGTCCACTTGTGGTTCTTCAGCGCGGCAACCTGGATTTCATTGTCAAAGTGGCCGATGTTGCCAACAATCGCCATGTCCTTCATCTCGCGCATATGCTCGATGCGGATCACGTCCTTGTTGCCGGTGGTGGTGATGAAGATGTCGGCGGTGTCCAGCACGTCTTCCAGCAGGACAACCTCGAACCCGTCCATCGCCGCTTGCAGCGCGCAGATCGGGTCGGCTTCGGTCACTTTCACGCGGGCACCGGCACCGGCCAGCGATGCAGCAGAGCCTTTGCCAACGTCGCCATAGCCACAGACAACAGCGACCTTACCGGCCATCATCACGTCTGTCGCGCGGCGGATACCGTCGACCAGCGATTCACGGCAGCCGTATTTATTGTCGAACTTGGACTTGGTGACGCTGTCGTTGACGTTGATCGCGGGGAAAGGCAGCTGGCCTTGCTTAACCAGATCATAGAGACGGTGGACGCCTGTGGTGGTTTCCTCGGACACGCCCTTGATCTGGTCGCGCATCTTGGTGAACCAACCGGGAGATTGCTCCATCCGCTTTTGGATCTGCGCCTTGATCGCGACTTCTTCTTCCGACGATGGCACGGGGATCACATCTTCGCCAGCTTCGGCACGGGCGCCCAGCAAGATGTACAGCGTCGCATCGCCGCCATCATCAAGGATCAGGTTCGGGCCGTCGGGGAACTGGAAGGATTTATCCAGGTAATCCCAATGCTCTTCCAGCGATTGCCCCTTGATCGCGAAAACAGGCGTGCCGCCTTCGGCAATCGCCGCCGCCGCGTGATCCTGGGTCGAGAAGATGTTGCACGACGCCCAACGGACATCGGCCCCCAACGCGACAAGCGTTTCGATCAGAACAGCGGTCTGGATCGTCATGTGCAGAGAGCCCACGATGCGCGAACCGGACAGCGGTTTGCTGTCGCCGTATTCCGCGCGCAGGGCCATCAGGCCGGGCATTTCGGTTTCTGCGATATCAAGTTCCTTGCGGCCATAGGCGGCAAGGCTAATGTCTTTAACGATGTAATCGTTGGCCATCGGGGCATCCCTTTTCAAAAGATCGGCTATGTATCGTATATTTGAAAAGGGCCGTAGCACTTTGATGCGGTGATCTCAACGGTGGCGGTCAAGCGCCACACGAAACGGTTACTCTGCCGAGGCGACGATCATCTCGTCCGTGGTCATCCCCGCCATCCAGTTTGCCCCCTGCGCGGTGACGCAGGCCATGCCGTTCGACAGGGTTTTTACAGCAGACCATGTGCCTGTGTCATCCGAGGCCCAGATTTGCACCGCGCCGCCGTCCTGTCCTTCAACCGGCGTTTCGCCGTACCAATCCACCAGCGACGCCTTAAGCTCTTGCGCGGGCATGCAGACATCGCTTGCCAATGCGGGTGCGGCCACGGTCCCGAGGCCAAGTGCGAGTGTGAGAGCAGAAATAACAGGTTTCATGATCGTCTCCTTCGTGGGAAGAACACCGCGAAACCCGCAAATGTTCCACGTGTCAAAGGCAGAGCAATAGAATGGCGCAGCAATCCCGTGCATGGCAACGTATGTTATCCGGCCGCAGGCTTGACCTGCTGGACCCGACGCCGGTCGATATAGAGATCGAGGATATCGCCCATGGGCTGGCCTTTGTCGCGCGGTGGAACGGGCAAACGCGGGGGGATTTTGCCTATTCCGTGGCCGAACATTCGCTGCTGGTCGAGACGATTTACGGCCGGATGAACCCCAAGGCCCCGCCAAAGTGGCGGTTGGCCGCGCTGCTGCACGATGCACCGGAATACGTGATCGGCGATATGATCTCTCCGGTGAAGGCGGCGGTCGGGCCGGAATATGGTGCGCTGGATGACCGGTTGATGTCCGCGATCCATATCCGCTTTGGCCTGCCTGCGGCGCTGCCGAAATCGGTCAAGCAGCAGATCAAGCGCGCCGATAAGGTCAGCGCCTGGATGGAGGCGACGCAGATCGCCGGTTTCTCGGAGGCCGAGGCGTCCAAGTTCTTTGGCCGGCCCAACCCCGATCTGATGGAGGGGTTGTCGATCGTGCTGCGCCCGCCGGTGGACACGCGCAATGACTTCACCGCGCGGCATCTGGATTTGCTGGGCGCGCTGTGATGGTCAAGGTCCGCCCGCCAATCGCGCTGGATGCCGGAAATATGGCGCAACTGCTGAACGAGATCATCACCATCGGGGGCACCACTGCGATGACCCGCCCTGTCACCGGCAAGGATCTGACCGAATGGATGGCCAGCAACGCCGATCAAAGCGCGTGGCATGTGGCGCTGGACGATCAGGAAAACGTCGTGGGGTTCCAGTGGATCAGCCCGCATCCCGATCTGCCGCCCGAGGCCTGCGACATCGCGAGCTTTGTGCAGGTTGGTCGTACCGGTCTGGGCATCGGGTCGGCGCTGTTTGATGCCACCGCGCAGGCAGCGGCACGGCTGGGCTATGTCTGGATCAACGCCACGATCCGCGCCGACAACCACGGCGGGCTGACCTATTACCAAAGCCGCGGATTTCGCGACTGGCACTATGACGAAGGGGTCTCGCTTGCCTCGGGTCAGGTCGTGGACAAGATCAGCAAACGCTACGACGTGTAACGCGTTACTGCGGGGACCGTTTGGCCAGGATGCGCTGCAAGGTCCGGCGGTGCATGTTCAGCCGCCGTGCCGTTTCGGACACGTTTCTATCGCAAAGCTCGTAGACACGCTGGATATGTTCCCACCGCACACGATCCGCGCTCATGGGGTTTTCCGGTGGCGGCGGCATGTCATCGCCCGTGGCCAGCAGCGCGTTCACGATGTCATTAGCATCAGCGGGTTTTGACAGGTAATCTGTCGCACCGATCTTGACCGCGGCGACGGCGGTGGCGATGGCACCGTAGCCGGTCAGCACCACAACCCGCGCATCGGGGCGTTTGTCGCGCAGCACCTCGACCACATCCAGCCCGTTGCCGTCCTGTAACCGCAGATCGACCACCGCATAGGCCGCGGGCCGCGCGGTCGCGATGGCCACACCGGCGGCGACGGAACCTGCGGTTTCTACGTCAAAGCCGCGCTTCTCCATCGCCTTGGCAAGGCGGCGCAGAAACGGTTCGTCATCATCCACCAGAAGGAGGGACCGATCCTCGCCGAGATCAAGCGCATTTTCCTGAACCATATCATGCTCCGCTGGTTGAATGTTGTACCGGGACTTTATCCAGATATGTGGCGGTGGCCTAGCTTGGTCAAACTTTTACTGATGTTCCACAAAGCAGGCGACCTTGTCGGCCAGCTGCTCTGGCGGGACATCGCGGCGGAAGAAATCGACGAAACCTTCGCCCGGCATCACCAGATAACTAAAGGTCGAATGGTCCACGAGGTAGTCATCGCCTTCATCCTCATGCGCCTTGTAGTAGGTGCGGTAGGCATCGCTTGCCGCTTTGACCTGTGCGGGCGATCCGGTCAGCCCGATCATCTTGGGGTGCATGTTGGCGGCAAAATCTCCAACAACTTCAGGGGTATCGCGGGCAGGATCGACGGAAATGAACACCGGCGTCACGGACATACCACGCGCCTCCAGCTCATCCACGGCGCGGGCGTTCCGGTCCACGTCCAGCGGGCAGACGTCCGGGCAGAAGGTATAGCCAAAGTAAACGAGGCTGGGTTCGGTGATCACATCCGCGTCCGTCACGGTCTGGCCTTGGGCATTCACCAGTTCGAACGGCCCGCCCAATTCGGCACCACCGGCCACGGCAGAGTTCTTGCACTGCGCGTATTTGTCGCTGTCGCCATCGGTCCGGTATACCAGCATCAGGGATACCGCCAAAAACGCCAGCACGACCAACACCGCGCCAATTGCCAACACTCTTCTCATATTCATTCTCCTGCGCGGTTAGGCGCTCTTGATCCCGGTCGGACACAGACCTACGCTTTCCCTTTATCAACGTAACCGACATTTTGAAAAGGTGCGCCGATGACGCAGGCCGCTAACATTCCCGTGGGTAAAGGCCTGGGCAAGGGCGCGCGTGCCAACTGGATCCGCCTGCGCACGATGATCGTGCTGCGGTGGGTGGCGATTGCGGGGCAACTGACGGCGATCACCGTCGCGCAACGCATCTTTGGCCTGCAGTTGGAACTGGGGCTGTGCTATTTCGCGATTGGCGTGTCGGTGATCGGCAATCTGATCGCCATTCTGGTGTTTCCCGAAAACAAGCGTCTGTCTGAGTATGAAAACCTGCTGATGGTGCTGTTCGATCTGGTGCAGCTGGCCTTTCTGCTGTTCCTGACGGGCGGGCTGCATAATCCGTTTTCGCTGCTGTTGCTGGGGCCGGTGACCATCTCTGCCACAGCGCTGAGCCTGCGGTCGACCATCGTGCTTTGTGGTACAGCCATTGGGCTGGCGACGGGGCTGGCGCTGTTTCACCTGCCGCTGATCACTCAAGATGGGGGCGTGCTTGAGCTTCCGGGCATCTTTATCTTCGGCATCTGGATCGCGCTGGTGATCGCGATTGTGTTCTCTACCGCCTATTCCCGCCGCGTCACGACCGAGATCCATTCGATGGCAGACGCCTTGGCCGCCACTCAGATGGCGCTGGCGCGCGAACAGAAGCTGACCGATCTTGGCGGCGTAGTTGCCGCTGCCGCGCATGAACTGGGCACGCCCCTTGCCACGATCAAACTGGCCAGCAGCGAGCTGTGGAATGAACTGCAAGACCAGCCCGATCTGGCCGAGGATGCCGCGTTGATCCGCGATCAGGCCGACCGGTGCCGCGATATTCTGCGCGACATGGGGCGGGCGGGCAAAGACGATCTGCATCTGCGCCAAGCCCCCTTGATGACGGTACTTGAAGAAGCCGCCGAACCGCACCGGATGCGCGGCAAGACGTTTACCTTTACCCTCGGCCCTGATGCCGGGGACGCCGCCGACCAGCCCGCGATCCTGCGCCGGCCGGAAGTTATTCACGGCCTGCGCAATCTGATGCAGAACGCAGTAGATTTCGCCGCCACAACGGTCTGGGTAGAGGCAAACTGGTCTGACACGGTGATCTCGGTCCGCATATTTGACGATGGTACGGGCTTTCCGCCGCATATCCTTGGCCGCATCGGTGACCCCTTCATGCGGCGGCGCCCTTCGGACCGCAGCAACGCGCGGCGCCCCGAATACGAAGGCATGGGGCTGGGGCTGTTCATCGCCAAGACCCTGCTGGAGCGGTCCGGTGCCGAATTGCGCTTTGCCAATGGCCCCGACAGCGCCCCCAAGACGGACACCCCCGTGGGTGCAGTGGTCAAGGTCACATGGCCGCGTGCGAAACTTGACGCCCATCACGGGGAAACGCCCCTACCCACCGGAGAGAACACGCGCTTCACGTGATCCCTGCGGCAGCGGCGTGGGGGCACCAAAGACGATCTCGGCGATTTTCCGCGGTAGGTCTCACGGCCATTCACACGGCGGTTAATAAACTGTTAACTATTTGGGCGCTTAACTGAGTGGAACCCTAAAGAATTGAGTCCCGCTGTGGCTTCCACCTTCGACATTGCGCTCGTGATCTTTGCCATTCTTTCGAGTGGCTATATCGCGTATCTCTGGCTCGATAACGCAGAGACCGCCGACAAGGCCGATCCGCGGGGGGAGCCCGAGCTGTCCTATCTTTTTGACCACGGGGTGCTGCAGCACGCCTCTGGTACGACAGCGCAGTTTTGCCCGCTAGAGGCGGGGTTTCACGAATGGTCCGACTTGCATCACAACGTGTCAGGTCGCTTTGCGATGTTCCCCGACAAACCCCCTTCGACGCCTGAAGGCCAGTTGATCGTCGCGGCCACCGACCCCAAGATTCACACGCTGATCCGCATCACCTGGGAAAAGCATCTGTGCCGCGTGGTGGTGCTGGACCCCAATGATATGGGCGTCGATCTGCGGTCAGAGGCAGAGGTCACGCTGACGCGGCTACGCTCTACCGTGTCGGTGCCGCTTTGGCATACGGACCATGCAAACCGGCTGCTTTGGTACAACGATGCCTATCACGAGTTGTTTAACGCCTGTCACCCCGGTCAGGCGATTGAAACCCAGCGGCTGTTTCCCAGCGATTTCAGCAACGCGACCCACCGTCTGTCCTTGCGCGACCAGATCACGGGGGTGAAAGACTGGTACGCGGTCACCCACAGCCAATCGCGTAGCATCAACTGCTATCAGGCGACCTGCATCACCACATTGGTCCGCGCCGAAGAGGCGCAGCGCAATTTCGTGCAAACGCTGACCAAGACCTTTGCCCAGCTGTCCATTGGTCTTGCGATTTTTGACCGCAAAAGTCAGCTGGTGCTGTTTAACCCCGCGTTAATCGACCTGACCGGATTAGGGGCGCAGTTCCTGAGCGCGCGCCCTGCGATCCAGACCTTCTTCGACAAGCTGCGCGAGGCGCGCAAAATCCCCGAGCCCAAGGATTATGCCACCTGGCGCACCACCGTGTCCGAGCTGATCAGCGCCGCCCATGATGGCCGCTATGAAGAGATATGGTCGCTTGAGTCAGGGCAGACCTTTCGGGTCAAGGGCAGGCCGCATCCCGACGGAGCCACGGCCTTTCTGATAGAGGATATTAGCGCCCAGGTCAGCCTGACCCGCACCTTCAGGGCAGAGCTGGAACAGGGGCAGGCGATGCTTGATACGCT
Proteins encoded in this region:
- a CDS encoding DUF1045 domain-containing protein; its protein translation is MFKRYAIYYTPPPGDFARRGAAWLGWDVQAGEAVAHPDIAGLDIAKLTQRPRKYGLHGTVKAPFFLADATSAAQLTDGLAAFCKGQAPVQLDGLELSQIGRFLALVPQGDMTALGSLAASANVVLDAFRAPLLEAEFTRKNAPYLTDQQRIYLKTYGYPHIMEYFRFHITLTGPLAPDQIDPVKTALHRYLGADTPAPFTIDSLTLCGEDAQGRFHEVERFALGS
- the ahcY gene encoding adenosylhomocysteinase, yielding MANDYIVKDISLAAYGRKELDIAETEMPGLMALRAEYGDSKPLSGSRIVGSLHMTIQTAVLIETLVALGADVRWASCNIFSTQDHAAAAIAEGGTPVFAIKGQSLEEHWDYLDKSFQFPDGPNLILDDGGDATLYILLGARAEAGEDVIPVPSSEEEVAIKAQIQKRMEQSPGWFTKMRDQIKGVSEETTTGVHRLYDLVKQGQLPFPAINVNDSVTKSKFDNKYGCRESLVDGIRRATDVMMAGKVAVVCGYGDVGKGSAASLAGAGARVKVTEADPICALQAAMDGFEVVLLEDVLDTADIFITTTGNKDVIRIEHMREMKDMAIVGNIGHFDNEIQVAALKNHKWTNIKEQVDMIEMPSGNRLILLSEGRLLNLGNATGHPSFVMSASFTNQVLAQIELWENTGKYENKVYILPKHLDEKVARLHLDRIGVKLTQLSSEQAAYIGVTPEGPFKPEHYRY
- a CDS encoding S-adenosyl-L-homocysteine hydrolase — protein: MKPVISALTLALGLGTVAAPALASDVCMPAQELKASLVDWYGETPVEGQDGGAVQIWASDDTGTWSAVKTLSNGMACVTAQGANWMAGMTTDEMIVASAE
- a CDS encoding HD domain-containing protein; its protein translation is MAQQSRAWQRMLSGRRLDLLDPTPVDIEIEDIAHGLAFVARWNGQTRGDFAYSVAEHSLLVETIYGRMNPKAPPKWRLAALLHDAPEYVIGDMISPVKAAVGPEYGALDDRLMSAIHIRFGLPAALPKSVKQQIKRADKVSAWMEATQIAGFSEAEASKFFGRPNPDLMEGLSIVLRPPVDTRNDFTARHLDLLGAL
- a CDS encoding GNAT family N-acetyltransferase, producing the protein MVKVRPPIALDAGNMAQLLNEIITIGGTTAMTRPVTGKDLTEWMASNADQSAWHVALDDQENVVGFQWISPHPDLPPEACDIASFVQVGRTGLGIGSALFDATAQAAARLGYVWINATIRADNHGGLTYYQSRGFRDWHYDEGVSLASGQVVDKISKRYDV
- a CDS encoding ActR/PrrA/RegA family redox response regulator transcription factor; the encoded protein is MVQENALDLGEDRSLLLVDDDEPFLRRLAKAMEKRGFDVETAGSVAAGVAIATARPAAYAVVDLRLQDGNGLDVVEVLRDKRPDARVVVLTGYGAIATAVAAVKIGATDYLSKPADANDIVNALLATGDDMPPPPENPMSADRVRWEHIQRVYELCDRNVSETARRLNMHRRTLQRILAKRSPQ
- a CDS encoding SCO family protein, encoding MRRVLAIGAVLVVLAFLAVSLMLVYRTDGDSDKYAQCKNSAVAGGAELGGPFELVNAQGQTVTDADVITEPSLVYFGYTFCPDVCPLDVDRNARAVDELEARGMSVTPVFISVDPARDTPEVVGDFAANMHPKMIGLTGSPAQVKAASDAYRTYYKAHEDEGDDYLVDHSTFSYLVMPGEGFVDFFRRDVPPEQLADKVACFVEHQ
- the regB gene encoding sensor histidine kinase RegB, coding for MTQAANIPVGKGLGKGARANWIRLRTMIVLRWVAIAGQLTAITVAQRIFGLQLELGLCYFAIGVSVIGNLIAILVFPENKRLSEYENLLMVLFDLVQLAFLLFLTGGLHNPFSLLLLGPVTISATALSLRSTIVLCGTAIGLATGLALFHLPLITQDGGVLELPGIFIFGIWIALVIAIVFSTAYSRRVTTEIHSMADALAATQMALAREQKLTDLGGVVAAAAHELGTPLATIKLASSELWNELQDQPDLAEDAALIRDQADRCRDILRDMGRAGKDDLHLRQAPLMTVLEEAAEPHRMRGKTFTFTLGPDAGDAADQPAILRRPEVIHGLRNLMQNAVDFAATTVWVEANWSDTVISVRIFDDGTGFPPHILGRIGDPFMRRRPSDRSNARRPEYEGMGLGLFIAKTLLERSGAELRFANGPDSAPKTDTPVGAVVKVTWPRAKLDAHHGETPLPTGENTRFT
- a CDS encoding PAS-domain containing protein, coding for MASTFDIALVIFAILSSGYIAYLWLDNAETADKADPRGEPELSYLFDHGVLQHASGTTAQFCPLEAGFHEWSDLHHNVSGRFAMFPDKPPSTPEGQLIVAATDPKIHTLIRITWEKHLCRVVVLDPNDMGVDLRSEAEVTLTRLRSTVSVPLWHTDHANRLLWYNDAYHELFNACHPGQAIETQRLFPSDFSNATHRLSLRDQITGVKDWYAVTHSQSRSINCYQATCITTLVRAEEAQRNFVQTLTKTFAQLSIGLAIFDRKSQLVLFNPALIDLTGLGAQFLSARPAIQTFFDKLREARKIPEPKDYATWRTTVSELISAAHDGRYEEIWSLESGQTFRVKGRPHPDGATAFLIEDISAQVSLTRTFRAELEQGQAMLDTLDDAIVVFSSSGILTFSNTAYKDLWGVDPDMTFADISIHDAIQGWHRRSAPNLLWQEIEDFVTNREDRMKWSMPLYLANGTELTCLFSPIVDGATLIRFHQPKKPVAEIENPEAEKPPQDA